In Thalassotalea fonticola, a single genomic region encodes these proteins:
- a CDS encoding ATP-binding protein — protein MNLGRSFFSLYFLIVACFGALSWLLDEFWSMNVEQDVESYTGYKTVLIAINDRLENFPLDEWQEKVEFANQRYNLPIQLVSGDSVEKLLPDLEYVKDERVTVYYDDNDITLFHPIANQNKVLILGPVQSPTRPRDAALIRVISVLLLGVVIFFWVWPISKDLDKLAKSTKDFGYGDFKIKVDRADSVLVQPMMNTFNMMASRINNLIEAHKELTNAVSHELRTPLARSKFALQVLRGAKDDETREKYIDKISTDVEELESLVNELLVYAAFESEQPNINFTNSDVKLLVDFQVASFACNDIEIDFACEQDCVMAEYDAHFINRAFSNLLTNAVKYGNGKLQVSLLSDDQQCSLVVEDNGPGIDDDFKEIIFDAFSRYDKSRGKDTGGFGLGLAIVSKIMLWHNGSARVENSELGGAKFILSWPVDHRTG, from the coding sequence ATGAATCTAGGTCGCTCCTTTTTTAGCCTGTATTTTTTGATTGTTGCGTGTTTTGGTGCTTTAAGTTGGTTATTAGACGAATTTTGGAGCATGAATGTTGAACAAGACGTTGAATCTTATACAGGCTATAAAACCGTCCTTATAGCAATAAACGACAGGTTGGAAAATTTTCCGCTTGATGAATGGCAAGAGAAAGTAGAGTTTGCTAACCAGCGCTATAATTTACCCATTCAATTAGTATCAGGTGATAGCGTTGAAAAGTTATTACCAGATCTTGAGTATGTAAAAGATGAACGAGTAACCGTCTATTACGACGATAACGATATTACCTTATTTCATCCTATCGCTAACCAAAATAAAGTCTTAATTTTAGGGCCTGTGCAATCTCCGACTAGACCAAGAGATGCAGCACTTATACGTGTGATCAGTGTGCTGTTACTAGGAGTAGTGATCTTTTTCTGGGTTTGGCCAATTTCAAAAGATTTAGACAAGCTTGCTAAATCGACAAAAGATTTTGGTTATGGTGACTTTAAAATAAAAGTTGATCGAGCTGACTCTGTACTGGTTCAACCTATGATGAATACATTTAATATGATGGCATCAAGGATCAATAATTTAATTGAAGCCCATAAAGAGTTAACCAATGCCGTATCCCATGAATTACGAACACCTTTAGCACGCAGTAAATTTGCATTACAAGTATTACGTGGCGCAAAAGACGATGAAACACGTGAAAAGTACATCGATAAAATTAGTACTGACGTTGAAGAACTAGAATCATTAGTTAATGAACTATTGGTCTACGCTGCATTTGAAAGTGAACAGCCCAATATAAATTTCACCAACAGTGATGTTAAACTGTTAGTTGATTTTCAAGTAGCCAGTTTTGCCTGCAATGATATTGAAATAGACTTCGCCTGTGAGCAAGATTGTGTGATGGCTGAATACGATGCGCATTTTATTAATAGGGCATTTAGTAACTTATTAACCAATGCCGTAAAGTATGGCAACGGGAAATTGCAAGTATCATTATTGAGTGATGACCAGCAATGTTCATTAGTTGTTGAAGATAACGGCCCTGGTATTGATGACGATTTTAAAGAGATCATCTTTGATGCGTTTTCAAGGTACGATAAAAGCCGAGGTAAAGACACTGGCGGTTTTGGTTTAGGCTTAGCCATCGTGAGTAAGATCATGCTTTGGCACAATGGTAGCGCAAGAGTTGAAAATAGTGAACTCGGCGGCGCCAAATTTATACTGTCTTGGCCAGTTGATCATAGAACGGGTTAA
- the xthA gene encoding exodeoxyribonuclease III, whose protein sequence is MKVISFNINGLRARLHQLQAIIDKHQPDVIGLQEIKVHDEAFPLADVEAMGYHVYFHGQKAHYGVAMLCKKEPISVQKGFPSDNDDMQKRMIMVKTTNDKGEEVTVLNGYFPQGDNISHETKYPYKRQFYKDLMSYLDKHHSPEENIIVMGDINISPIDLDIGIGAPNQKRWLKTGKCSFQPEEREWLATLLNWGFKDTFRELYPDTKEKYSWFDYRSRGFDDNRGLRIDVVLATHDLAATCIESDIDYELRGIEKPSDHAPIWSTFK, encoded by the coding sequence ATGAAAGTTATCTCGTTTAACATAAACGGCCTGCGCGCTCGTTTACACCAATTACAAGCAATAATCGATAAGCATCAACCTGACGTTATTGGCCTGCAAGAAATCAAAGTTCATGACGAAGCATTTCCTTTAGCTGACGTAGAAGCTATGGGCTATCACGTGTATTTTCATGGTCAAAAAGCCCATTATGGCGTTGCCATGCTTTGTAAGAAAGAGCCTATTTCAGTGCAAAAAGGTTTCCCAAGTGATAATGATGATATGCAAAAGCGTATGATCATGGTGAAGACTACAAATGACAAGGGTGAAGAAGTAACAGTTTTAAACGGTTATTTTCCGCAAGGCGATAATATTTCTCATGAAACTAAATACCCTTATAAACGTCAGTTTTATAAAGACTTAATGAGTTATTTAGATAAGCATCACTCCCCTGAAGAAAACATTATAGTAATGGGCGATATTAACATATCTCCTATTGATTTAGATATTGGTATTGGCGCCCCCAATCAAAAGCGTTGGCTAAAAACTGGTAAATGTAGTTTTCAACCAGAAGAACGTGAATGGTTAGCAACTCTATTAAATTGGGGCTTTAAAGATACCTTTAGAGAGCTATATCCAGACACAAAAGAGAAATACTCTTGGTTTGATTATCGCTCTCGTGGGTTTGATGATAATCGTGGTCTGCGCATTGATGTAGTTTTGGCTACTCATGATCTTGCCGCTACTTGCATTGAATCTGATATCGATTATGAGCTGCGCGGTATTGAAAAGCCGTCTGATCATGCGCCAATTTGGTCAACATTCAAATAA
- a CDS encoding YchJ family protein — translation MLKPCPCGSNKSFSLCCENYINQTRSPKTAEQLMRSRYCAYTLKNSEYIAKTYAMSKQAGNSIEDIAEWAEQTTWLLLEVIDTDYADNKFHFVEFVATYLVENEVWRMHEKSRFVKEQEKWCYLDGDVFEHKLIKKLSRNENCPCLSGKKFKRCCMRT, via the coding sequence TTGCTAAAACCATGCCCTTGCGGCTCAAATAAATCGTTTTCACTTTGCTGTGAAAACTATATCAATCAAACACGATCACCAAAAACGGCTGAACAATTAATGCGTTCACGCTATTGTGCCTATACGTTAAAAAATTCCGAGTATATTGCTAAAACTTACGCAATGAGTAAGCAAGCTGGAAACAGTATCGAAGACATTGCCGAGTGGGCAGAGCAAACGACTTGGTTATTGTTAGAAGTTATAGACACTGATTATGCAGATAATAAATTTCATTTTGTTGAGTTTGTTGCCACATATTTAGTTGAAAACGAAGTTTGGCGGATGCATGAAAAATCAAGATTCGTCAAAGAACAAGAAAAGTGGTGTTATTTAGATGGCGATGTTTTTGAGCATAAACTGATTAAAAAGCTATCTAGAAATGAAAACTGCCCATGTTTAAGCGGCAAAAAATTCAAACGTTGCTGTATGAGAACTTAG
- a CDS encoding ACT domain-containing protein has product MTKQTLQILDELFTIHSFTPESEVPSNVFSAKVYFISKTYDELSIVVPENIHLDSLESESNWRALEVLGPLGFSLTGILSNIAGVLAEKEISIFAISTFDTDYILVKQERLKKAVNSLRANDYLIIND; this is encoded by the coding sequence ATGACCAAGCAAACTCTGCAAATATTAGATGAGTTATTTACCATTCACAGCTTCACTCCCGAAAGTGAGGTACCAAGCAATGTCTTTTCTGCGAAAGTGTATTTTATTAGTAAAACTTATGACGAACTATCAATTGTTGTACCTGAAAATATTCATTTGGACAGTCTAGAAAGCGAATCAAACTGGCGCGCGCTGGAAGTATTGGGTCCTTTGGGGTTTTCATTAACAGGAATTTTATCAAATATTGCCGGCGTATTAGCTGAAAAAGAAATTAGTATTTTTGCCATATCTACTTTTGATACTGATTACATCTTGGTAAAACAAGAAAGACTAAAAAAAGCAGTAAATTCTTTAAGAGCAAATGATTACCTTATAATTAATGATTAG
- a CDS encoding efflux RND transporter periplasmic adaptor subunit, whose product MKSTQFKLKAALLAATMLSSSMFLTGCNNAEAVAEEKPVEVIAIPVEVAVVESGDISSNYVTTTVLEPKEEAEVISKASGILEKLYVEEGQFVEAGELLAEIEPERFQLRAEKARAELSSLQLELARINKVHSQKLVSTDTLDKLKWQYEIAKSNVKIAELDLKETKIVAPISGYISKRYVKEGNLVEQYQSQKLFHIVKLQVLESKVNLPEQELSKLRLNQPAKLSFTAFPNKQVIAHVERISPVVDSNTGTFSVILKVENSDNTLKAGMFAQVKLVYDVHNNTKLLPKKALISMDNKHTVFTITDNKAHKTVVTLGYEDESFVEIIDGLALDAQVVTTGQNNLKDQAVIQVIEAI is encoded by the coding sequence ATGAAATCTACTCAATTTAAATTAAAAGCAGCTCTTCTGGCAGCAACAATGCTGTCTTCTTCAATGTTTTTAACGGGTTGTAATAATGCCGAAGCCGTGGCCGAAGAAAAGCCAGTCGAAGTAATTGCCATTCCTGTAGAAGTTGCAGTAGTTGAAAGTGGCGATATTAGCTCTAATTATGTAACCACTACCGTATTAGAGCCTAAAGAAGAAGCGGAAGTCATTTCTAAAGCTTCTGGCATTTTAGAAAAACTTTATGTAGAAGAAGGACAGTTTGTTGAGGCAGGAGAGTTACTTGCAGAGATTGAGCCAGAGCGTTTTCAACTAAGAGCAGAAAAAGCCAGAGCTGAGCTTTCAAGCTTGCAATTAGAATTAGCCAGGATTAATAAAGTACATAGCCAAAAGCTAGTAAGTACTGACACGTTAGACAAATTAAAATGGCAATATGAAATAGCAAAATCAAATGTAAAAATTGCCGAGTTAGATTTAAAAGAAACAAAAATAGTGGCCCCAATTTCAGGATATATTTCAAAACGTTATGTAAAAGAAGGCAATCTAGTCGAGCAATACCAAAGCCAAAAGCTGTTTCATATCGTTAAACTACAAGTATTAGAAAGTAAGGTAAATTTACCAGAGCAAGAATTAAGTAAATTGCGCTTAAACCAACCAGCAAAACTTAGTTTTACTGCATTTCCAAATAAACAAGTAATTGCTCATGTTGAGCGTATCAGCCCCGTTGTTGATTCAAATACCGGTACCTTTAGCGTAATACTTAAAGTTGAGAATTCTGACAATACCCTAAAAGCTGGTATGTTTGCCCAAGTTAAGCTTGTTTATGACGTGCATAACAATACTAAGCTTTTACCTAAAAAAGCGCTGATATCTATGGACAACAAACACACGGTATTTACCATTACTGATAATAAAGCTCATAAAACTGTAGTTACTCTGGGTTATGAAGATGAATCATTTGTTGAGATCATTGATGGTTTGGCCCTAGATGCACAAGTAGTAACTACCGGTCAAAACAACTTAAAAGATCAAGCTGTAATTCAAGTCATTGAAGCTATTTAA
- the yfbV gene encoding terminus macrodomain insulation protein YfbV, with translation MQQTLLEQVRQGRLYVNLWPQRPELIQYFSEYRAVLVSRFVLKHGAALALLAFLMPILFIGIEQLKQSIVYSLFIGSLPVQALFLMNKKSKEKLPLSLANWYKSGVERLKAQNNESELVVNNPSFLDLAKLLNISYSQK, from the coding sequence ATGCAGCAAACCTTATTAGAGCAAGTGAGACAAGGGCGTCTATACGTAAACCTTTGGCCACAACGCCCAGAACTCATTCAATATTTTTCTGAATACAGAGCGGTATTAGTCAGTCGTTTCGTACTTAAACACGGTGCGGCATTGGCGCTGTTAGCTTTTTTAATGCCAATATTGTTTATCGGCATTGAACAGTTGAAACAATCAATCGTATACTCGTTATTTATCGGCTCTTTGCCGGTGCAAGCATTGTTTTTAATGAATAAGAAATCAAAAGAGAAACTGCCTCTATCTTTGGCAAATTGGTATAAAAGCGGCGTGGAAAGGCTTAAAGCTCAGAATAATGAAAGTGAGCTTGTAGTTAATAACCCTAGCTTTCTAGATTTAGCCAAATTATTAAATATTAGCTATTCGCAAAAATAA
- a CDS encoding ArsC family reductase: protein MTILYGIHNCDTVKKAKSWLDKNNISYQFHDLRKDGLDETLLDSIAAKSTWDLLINKRSTTFRSLSDEVKNNLTADIAKKTVLEQPTLLKRPLLEINAQLHLGFKPAQYEEIFIND from the coding sequence ATGACAATTCTTTATGGTATCCATAATTGCGATACGGTTAAAAAAGCCAAATCATGGTTAGATAAAAACAATATAAGCTATCAATTTCATGACTTAAGAAAAGATGGCTTAGATGAAACATTGTTAGACAGCATTGCTGCTAAATCGACTTGGGATTTATTAATCAACAAACGCAGCACAACTTTTCGTAGTTTAAGTGATGAAGTAAAGAATAATTTAACCGCTGATATAGCTAAGAAAACGGTTTTAGAACAACCGACCTTACTAAAACGACCGCTCTTAGAAATTAATGCCCAATTGCATTTAGGCTTTAAACCAGCTCAATATGAAGAGATTTTTATCAATGACTAA
- a CDS encoding M15 family metallopeptidase, with amino-acid sequence MQVTISNASVTGCTDEHIHYFNDKLGVHQAMVIAFLKLQQAALKSGLNLQIASGYRSFSQQLAIFNGKLSGQRNVLDIHNQVLDLSRLTKIEQITSILLFSALPGASRHHWGTDIDVYDPNLLNDKPLQLEPWEYEKSGPQAKLSKWLDENMQDFGFYRPYDLYRGGVAAEPWHISYQPLASLFAEQLTLDLLKKCLNESEILNKSDVLAMLDIIYKRYITNVGTP; translated from the coding sequence ATGCAAGTAACGATATCCAATGCCAGCGTGACAGGCTGTACCGATGAACATATACACTACTTTAATGATAAGTTAGGTGTACATCAGGCAATGGTTATCGCATTTTTAAAGCTGCAACAAGCGGCTTTAAAAAGTGGCTTGAATCTACAAATTGCTAGCGGTTATCGTTCATTTAGCCAGCAACTTGCTATATTTAATGGCAAGTTATCTGGTCAACGTAATGTTTTAGATATTCACAATCAAGTGTTAGACCTTTCGCGCTTAACCAAGATTGAACAAATAACCAGTATTTTACTATTTTCAGCATTGCCTGGGGCCAGTCGTCACCATTGGGGTACAGATATTGATGTATACGACCCAAATCTTCTCAATGATAAACCACTGCAGTTGGAGCCATGGGAATATGAAAAGTCTGGACCACAAGCAAAGTTAAGCAAGTGGCTGGATGAAAATATGCAGGATTTCGGCTTTTATCGGCCCTATGATTTATACCGCGGTGGGGTTGCTGCTGAGCCTTGGCATATTTCGTATCAACCATTAGCGAGTTTATTCGCCGAACAACTAACACTCGATTTACTTAAAAAATGTTTAAATGAAAGTGAAATATTGAATAAATCTGATGTTTTAGCAATGTTAGACATTATCTATAAACGATACATTACCAATGTAGGAACACCTTAA
- a CDS encoding winged helix-turn-helix domain-containing protein, with translation MKKILLVEDDRQLSDLIKDFLVSEGFHVKQEFRGDTVSKTVENFSPDLIVLDVMLPGKDGFTVCRDLRPSFSNPILMLTAKSTDFDQVLGLEIGADDYVAKPVEPRVLLARVNALLRRGQLPKGGSEKAEITCGGLHINRNSRQVTLAGENIELTSQEFDLLWLLATRAGEVQNRDYIYKAVVGREYDGMDRSVDVRISRLRKKLHDSNETPFRIKTIWGQGYLFVPDAWE, from the coding sequence TTGAAAAAAATACTATTGGTTGAAGATGACCGTCAGTTATCTGATTTAATTAAAGATTTTCTTGTGAGTGAGGGATTTCATGTAAAGCAAGAATTTAGAGGTGATACGGTTTCTAAAACAGTAGAAAACTTTTCACCAGATTTAATTGTTTTAGATGTTATGTTGCCAGGTAAAGATGGCTTTACAGTATGCCGTGATCTTCGCCCTTCATTTAGCAACCCAATTTTAATGTTAACCGCAAAAAGCACCGACTTTGATCAAGTCCTTGGTTTAGAAATTGGTGCCGACGATTATGTTGCTAAACCAGTTGAACCGCGTGTATTGCTTGCTCGTGTAAATGCACTTCTACGACGTGGACAATTACCAAAAGGTGGCAGTGAGAAAGCTGAAATAACTTGTGGTGGTTTGCATATAAACCGTAACTCTCGTCAAGTTACTCTTGCCGGTGAAAATATTGAATTAACCAGCCAAGAATTTGACCTGTTATGGTTACTGGCAACGCGAGCAGGTGAAGTTCAAAACCGAGATTATATCTACAAAGCTGTTGTAGGTCGTGAATATGATGGCATGGATCGCAGTGTTGATGTACGTATATCTCGTTTACGTAAAAAATTACACGATAGCAATGAAACACCGTTTAGGATCAAAACTATTTGGGGACAAGGTTACTTATTCGTACCAGATGCTTGGGAATAA
- the rlmA gene encoding 23S rRNA (guanine(745)-N(1))-methyltransferase — MTNNSQYRCPICQQALTLDNKSFRCANNHSFDQAKEGYVNLLPVQHKHSKDPGDNKEMVTARRTFLESGYYQPLRDRLIELKNQYIATGNILDAGCGEGYYTNAHKTDKHQVYGVDIAKNAVKIAAKKYQQCNFSVGSIAQLPFVDGFFDWLFSIYAPIKTEEFSRLLQNEGYLLTVTPGAKHLWELKQMIYQTPKYHNIEKQQLDGFELLKEENLNYEMNFEHGEQALTLLAMTPFAFKTSEQLTNALKQANDFKCQVDFMVRIYKKA, encoded by the coding sequence ATGACGAATAATAGCCAGTACCGTTGTCCTATTTGCCAGCAAGCATTAACTCTTGATAACAAGAGTTTTCGCTGCGCGAATAATCACAGCTTTGATCAAGCTAAAGAAGGTTATGTAAACTTATTACCTGTACAGCACAAGCATTCTAAAGATCCCGGTGATAACAAAGAAATGGTAACAGCGCGTCGGACCTTTCTCGAATCAGGATATTATCAGCCATTACGAGACCGTTTAATTGAACTGAAAAATCAATATATTGCTACGGGTAATATATTAGATGCAGGCTGCGGTGAAGGTTATTATACCAATGCTCACAAAACTGATAAACATCAGGTCTATGGTGTAGATATTGCGAAAAACGCAGTTAAAATTGCCGCTAAAAAATACCAACAATGTAATTTCAGTGTCGGTTCTATAGCCCAACTGCCTTTTGTTGATGGATTTTTTGACTGGCTGTTTTCAATTTACGCGCCGATAAAAACGGAAGAATTTAGTCGATTACTCCAAAATGAAGGCTACTTGCTTACAGTTACACCAGGTGCAAAGCATTTGTGGGAATTAAAGCAAATGATTTATCAAACACCGAAATATCATAATATTGAAAAACAACAGCTTGATGGCTTTGAACTTCTCAAGGAAGAAAACCTTAATTATGAAATGAATTTTGAGCATGGTGAGCAAGCGTTAACATTACTGGCAATGACGCCTTTCGCCTTTAAAACGTCAGAGCAATTAACGAATGCACTCAAGCAGGCAAATGACTTTAAATGTCAGGTTGATTTTATGGTGAGGATTTATAAAAAGGCATAA
- the dapE gene encoding succinyl-diaminopimelate desuccinylase, which yields MKRFLSMTNTSAVIELTKDLISRKSVTPLDEGCQELMAKRLTAAGFNNESMVFEDTTNMWARRGTEHPVFCFAGHTDVVPAGPDSKWHTPAFEPTIKDGWLYGRGAADMKGSLAAMIVATERFVKDYPDHKGSIAYLITSDEEGPFINGTTRVIDTLEARNEKIDWCIVGEPSSTDKAGDIVKNGRRGSITGDLIVHGIQGHVAYPHLVKNPIHLATPALTELSTEHWDDGNQYFPPTSFQLSNVNSGTGATNVVPGELHAIFNLRYSTEINDDIIIKRVTDILDKHQLNYEIKWTFNGKPFITGEGKLLSAVVDSIKEANGVDCTPSTAGGTSDGRFIAPTGAQVVELGPTNATIHKVNESVNCQDLEDLVEMYYLIMKKLLTD from the coding sequence ATGAAGAGATTTTTATCAATGACTAATACATCAGCAGTGATCGAATTAACTAAAGATTTAATTTCAAGAAAATCAGTAACGCCTTTAGATGAAGGTTGTCAGGAATTAATGGCCAAAAGGCTAACTGCTGCTGGTTTTAACAATGAATCTATGGTGTTTGAAGATACCACCAACATGTGGGCAAGACGCGGTACTGAGCACCCGGTGTTTTGTTTTGCCGGTCATACCGATGTTGTACCAGCGGGACCGGATTCAAAATGGCACACCCCTGCTTTTGAGCCAACAATAAAAGATGGTTGGTTATATGGTCGTGGCGCTGCCGATATGAAAGGCTCTCTTGCAGCAATGATCGTTGCCACTGAACGTTTTGTAAAAGATTACCCGGATCATAAAGGCTCTATTGCTTATTTAATAACATCTGATGAAGAAGGCCCATTTATTAATGGTACAACTCGAGTCATTGATACTTTAGAAGCGCGTAATGAAAAAATTGATTGGTGTATTGTTGGTGAACCATCTAGTACAGACAAAGCCGGTGATATAGTTAAAAATGGCCGTAGGGGCTCAATTACTGGTGACTTAATTGTTCATGGTATTCAAGGCCATGTCGCCTACCCGCATTTAGTTAAAAATCCTATTCACCTGGCAACGCCTGCTTTAACCGAGTTAAGCACTGAGCATTGGGACGATGGTAATCAATATTTTCCACCAACGAGTTTTCAATTATCCAATGTAAACTCAGGTACCGGCGCAACCAATGTAGTACCGGGTGAGTTACATGCTATTTTTAACTTACGTTACAGCACTGAAATTAATGATGATATTATTATTAAGCGAGTAACCGATATTTTAGATAAGCACCAGCTCAACTATGAAATAAAATGGACCTTTAATGGCAAACCGTTCATAACAGGTGAAGGTAAGTTGTTATCTGCTGTGGTTGATTCTATTAAAGAAGCCAATGGCGTAGACTGTACGCCATCTACCGCTGGTGGCACATCAGATGGCCGTTTTATTGCCCCAACAGGTGCACAAGTAGTTGAACTTGGACCTACTAATGCAACCATTCACAAAGTGAATGAAAGTGTAAATTGTCAGGACTTAGAAGACTTAGTCGAAATGTACTACTTGATCATGAAGAAATTATTAACTGATTAG
- a CDS encoding MFS transporter → MTEQQAKNSLYTLLLIVLLSCAGIALPYPILAPLFLNEVNGFTTFGGIEPKILLGFLLAIYPLGILIGSSFIGAASDVYGRRKVLVITLIFSTIGYLFSVWALLSENYLLFALTRFITGISEGNIAIAKAIAIDLSPPLDKTRNYSLVSATTYAGWLLGPLIGGLLQPYGAYLAFLVAAVAMVFAIVVVNFYLGESNRSKDTDQHAHLSIRRMLYQNNSFTLLKHKPIRRLFYVFLFSTLATNAYYEFYPLWLVESFNFSGPNIGFITAILTTAMILSSIYLLPIVKAKYGLVKASKISMFCFALMMFSHYLFTESSSWFGYVFIGILIAIYNAMLPIFASEQFADVSQGKLMGLITTTFSLSNVLMAIIGSIISLYGSVYSIMFGGLLMLIAISLLHFSWADNATKKT, encoded by the coding sequence ATGACTGAACAACAAGCAAAAAACTCTTTATATACTCTGCTGTTAATTGTTTTATTAAGTTGTGCAGGTATTGCCTTGCCATACCCTATTTTAGCGCCTTTATTTCTAAATGAAGTCAATGGTTTCACCACTTTTGGCGGTATTGAACCAAAAATTTTGCTGGGATTTTTATTAGCAATTTACCCTCTTGGCATATTAATAGGCAGCTCTTTCATTGGTGCAGCGTCTGATGTTTACGGCCGACGTAAAGTATTAGTTATTACCTTAATTTTTAGTACCATAGGTTATCTATTTTCCGTGTGGGCATTGCTAAGTGAAAATTATCTGTTATTTGCACTAACAAGGTTTATCACCGGCATTAGTGAAGGTAACATTGCTATTGCCAAAGCAATTGCAATTGATTTGTCACCGCCTTTAGATAAAACCAGAAATTACTCTTTGGTAAGTGCAACTACATATGCAGGCTGGCTACTGGGCCCTCTTATCGGCGGACTATTACAGCCTTATGGCGCTTACCTTGCTTTTCTAGTTGCAGCTGTGGCTATGGTCTTTGCCATTGTTGTTGTGAACTTCTATTTAGGAGAGAGTAATCGTAGTAAAGACACTGACCAACATGCACACCTCTCCATTAGACGGATGCTTTATCAAAATAATTCATTTACCTTGTTAAAGCATAAACCAATCAGGCGCCTGTTTTATGTATTTCTCTTTTCAACACTAGCCACTAATGCATATTATGAGTTTTACCCGTTATGGTTGGTAGAAAGCTTTAACTTTTCAGGCCCTAACATCGGCTTTATAACCGCAATTTTAACTACAGCAATGATCCTAAGCAGTATTTACCTATTACCTATAGTTAAAGCTAAATATGGATTAGTTAAAGCGTCTAAAATATCGATGTTTTGTTTTGCCCTAATGATGTTTTCCCACTATCTATTTACAGAAAGTAGCAGTTGGTTTGGCTATGTGTTTATTGGAATATTAATTGCAATTTATAATGCGATGCTGCCTATTTTTGCCTCTGAACAATTTGCCGATGTTAGTCAAGGAAAATTAATGGGATTAATCACCACAACGTTCAGTTTATCTAACGTATTAATGGCAATAATTGGCAGTATTATTTCATTATATGGCAGTGTGTATTCCATCATGTTTGGTGGTTTATTAATGTTAATAGCAATTTCGCTATTACATTTTTCTTGGGCAGATAATGCCACTAAAAAAACCTGA